A DNA window from Pseudoalteromonas spongiae UST010723-006 contains the following coding sequences:
- the hrpA gene encoding ATP-dependent RNA helicase HrpA, with protein sequence MANPQQQLYSLLKNCLKKDQFFFKRRLDGVKKINDEAKQVKVLTTITKDIEKSIELRELRLKQLPKVSYPVNLPVSQKKDDIKKAISENQVVIVAGETGSGKTTQLPKICLELGRGVAGLIGHTQPRRLAARSVAARVAEEIGTTIGDKVGFKIRFSDQVSNSSYLKLMTDGVLLAEIQQDRFLNQYDTIIIDEAHERSLNIDFILGYLKNLLPKRPDLKLIITSATIDPERFSKHFNNAPIIEVSGRTYPVEVRYRPLTEIDKTEMEAEGDQLQGIFDAVDELLQAGPGDILIFMNGEREIRDTADALAKRGLANTEVLPLYARLSNAEQNRIFASHSGRRIVLSTNVAETSLTVPGIRYVIDPGTARISRYSYRTKVQRLPIEAISQASANQRKGRCGRVAEGICIRLYSEEDFLGRPEFTDPEILRTNLASVILQMLALGLGDIAKFPFVQAPDNRNITDGLRLLEEIQAITPVTRKKDYKLTKAGRELSRLPVDPRLAKIVHAAKDFDTMFEAIVIVAALSIQDPREFPQDKKAKAQESHSRFADKNSDFIGFLNLWRYLEEQQQALSRSQFRKLCQNEFFAYMRVREWQDIVYQLVSTCEEMGFKINQNPSDYEAIHKSILAGMLSHIGMKDENQQYTGARQSKFFVFPGSGLFKKSPKWLVAAELVETSKLFARINAKIDLAWVAPLAQHLVNRSYSEPHWQKKAGAVMAFEQQTLYGLTIVSRKSVQFNKIDAKLSREIFIRSALVEQQLGQSESFLNFNQKLIDEVQDLEHKARRRDILVDEETLMDFYHQRLPDNITSRVEFNTWWKSKKKTEPKYLHMDKAALMQHDAAHISKDNYPDVWQQGNLFFPLEYHFEPGQALDGVVVQVPLALLNQVEDTGFDWHIPAFRHELITALIKSLPKTTRRNFVPAPNYADAVMASLEPMQGSFIEAISKQLLRMSGITIKAQEWDYSALPSHLKLQFAIRDDKNKLLASGFDLTELKEKLKGKVSDNLAKVAEKGIEQSDLIEWSFGELPASYVQKQGQYEVKAYPALVDEGKSTSIKLFDAKDKADSAHLKGLRRLVLLNIPSPIKYLQQKLPNKAKLGLYFNPFGKINELIDDCIAAAVDGILATSSAVRDEQSFSEIKETIRGELGDAVVAIALDVEAALSLVSGLNKKLKGKTDLTMILAQGDIKEQLSQLIFKGFVTRHGAKRIKDVIRYLKGIERRLEKLPIDPHQDKLKMLDVEKAQKLLSDALGKARSNSEKQKLEEVRWMIEELRISMFAQNLGTAYPISLKRIQNAIKESSGE encoded by the coding sequence ATGGCTAATCCACAACAGCAGCTCTATTCACTCTTAAAAAATTGTCTTAAGAAAGATCAGTTTTTCTTCAAACGTCGCCTCGATGGTGTGAAAAAAATAAATGATGAAGCAAAACAGGTGAAGGTGCTTACCACAATTACAAAAGACATTGAAAAAAGCATCGAGCTGAGGGAGTTACGTTTAAAGCAACTGCCAAAGGTGAGTTATCCAGTAAACCTACCAGTTAGTCAGAAAAAAGACGATATTAAAAAAGCCATTAGCGAAAATCAGGTGGTGATTGTCGCGGGTGAAACCGGTTCAGGTAAAACCACTCAGTTACCTAAAATTTGTTTAGAGCTTGGCCGAGGTGTTGCAGGTTTAATTGGCCACACCCAACCACGCCGATTAGCTGCGCGCAGTGTTGCCGCCCGTGTTGCTGAGGAAATTGGCACTACCATAGGTGATAAAGTGGGTTTTAAAATTCGCTTTAGTGATCAAGTTTCTAACTCAAGCTATTTGAAGCTGATGACTGATGGTGTGTTGCTTGCGGAAATTCAACAAGATAGATTTTTAAACCAGTACGACACCATCATTATCGATGAAGCGCACGAACGCAGTTTAAATATCGACTTTATTTTAGGTTATTTGAAAAACCTGTTACCCAAACGCCCCGATTTAAAACTGATTATCACCTCGGCAACCATCGATCCCGAGCGATTTTCAAAGCATTTTAACAATGCGCCGATTATTGAAGTATCGGGCCGCACTTACCCTGTTGAGGTACGTTACCGTCCGTTAACGGAAATCGACAAAACAGAGATGGAAGCAGAGGGCGATCAACTGCAAGGTATTTTTGATGCGGTTGATGAGCTATTGCAAGCTGGGCCGGGCGATATTCTTATTTTTATGAATGGAGAGCGTGAAATTCGCGATACTGCCGATGCGCTCGCAAAACGCGGCCTTGCAAATACCGAAGTGCTGCCACTTTATGCGCGCCTTTCAAATGCTGAGCAAAATCGTATTTTTGCCTCGCACTCTGGCCGTCGTATTGTATTGTCTACTAACGTTGCAGAAACGTCACTTACGGTTCCGGGCATTCGTTATGTTATCGATCCTGGTACGGCACGCATTAGCCGATACAGCTACCGTACTAAGGTTCAACGTTTACCAATTGAAGCAATTTCGCAGGCCAGTGCCAATCAGCGTAAAGGGCGATGTGGTCGTGTGGCGGAAGGTATTTGTATTCGTCTTTATTCAGAAGAAGACTTTTTGGGCCGCCCTGAATTTACCGACCCTGAAATTCTACGCACAAATTTAGCGTCAGTTATTTTGCAAATGTTGGCACTTGGCTTAGGCGATATTGCGAAATTCCCATTTGTGCAAGCACCAGATAACCGTAATATTACCGATGGTCTTCGCTTACTCGAAGAAATTCAGGCAATTACACCGGTTACACGAAAGAAAGATTATAAGCTGACTAAAGCAGGGCGCGAATTAAGCCGCTTACCAGTTGACCCGCGGCTAGCTAAAATTGTGCACGCAGCGAAAGATTTCGACACCATGTTCGAAGCGATTGTGATTGTGGCGGCGTTATCGATTCAAGATCCACGAGAATTCCCGCAAGACAAAAAAGCCAAAGCACAAGAAAGCCATAGCCGCTTTGCGGACAAAAATTCTGATTTTATCGGCTTTTTAAATTTATGGCGTTATTTAGAAGAGCAACAACAAGCGTTGTCGCGCAGCCAATTTAGAAAGCTTTGCCAAAACGAATTCTTTGCTTATATGCGTGTGCGTGAATGGCAAGATATTGTTTATCAACTGGTATCAACATGCGAAGAAATGGGTTTTAAAATTAACCAAAACCCGAGCGATTACGAAGCAATTCATAAGTCAATTTTGGCAGGTATGCTCAGCCACATTGGTATGAAAGATGAAAATCAGCAATACACAGGGGCGCGTCAAAGTAAGTTCTTTGTATTCCCAGGCTCAGGTCTTTTCAAAAAGTCACCGAAATGGTTAGTGGCCGCAGAGCTCGTTGAAACCAGTAAACTCTTTGCCCGTATTAATGCCAAGATAGATCTTGCATGGGTTGCGCCACTTGCACAGCATTTGGTGAATCGCAGTTACAGTGAACCGCACTGGCAAAAGAAAGCGGGCGCGGTAATGGCGTTTGAACAGCAAACCCTATATGGCTTAACCATTGTGTCACGTAAAAGTGTGCAATTTAATAAAATAGACGCCAAGTTAAGCCGTGAAATTTTTATACGCAGTGCGTTGGTTGAACAACAGCTTGGTCAAAGTGAAAGCTTTTTAAACTTTAATCAAAAGCTGATTGATGAAGTACAAGATCTTGAGCACAAAGCGCGCCGTCGCGATATTTTAGTCGATGAAGAAACCTTGATGGACTTTTACCATCAACGATTGCCAGATAACATCACCAGTCGCGTTGAGTTTAATACTTGGTGGAAGAGTAAAAAGAAAACTGAGCCAAAATACCTGCATATGGATAAAGCGGCGTTAATGCAACATGATGCGGCTCATATTAGTAAAGACAATTACCCTGACGTTTGGCAGCAAGGCAATTTGTTCTTCCCGTTAGAATATCATTTTGAACCGGGGCAAGCATTGGATGGTGTAGTGGTGCAGGTGCCTTTAGCGCTGTTAAACCAAGTGGAAGATACAGGTTTTGATTGGCATATTCCGGCGTTTCGTCATGAGTTAATAACTGCGTTAATCAAATCGTTACCGAAAACAACGCGCCGTAATTTTGTGCCAGCGCCTAATTACGCTGATGCCGTAATGGCGTCGCTTGAGCCAATGCAGGGCAGTTTTATTGAAGCAATCAGTAAGCAGTTATTGCGTATGTCAGGTATTACAATTAAAGCACAAGAATGGGATTATTCTGCGTTGCCAAGTCATTTGAAACTTCAGTTTGCCATTAGAGATGATAAAAATAAATTGCTTGCAAGTGGTTTCGACTTAACTGAGCTTAAAGAAAAACTGAAAGGTAAAGTAAGTGACAATCTTGCCAAAGTGGCTGAAAAAGGCATAGAACAAAGTGACTTAATTGAATGGTCATTTGGTGAATTACCGGCATCTTACGTACAAAAACAAGGTCAGTACGAGGTTAAGGCGTATCCAGCTTTAGTAGATGAAGGAAAATCCACAAGCATTAAATTGTTTGATGCTAAAGACAAAGCAGATAGTGCACACTTAAAAGGCTTACGCCGTTTAGTGTTATTAAACATTCCATCGCCGATTAAGTATTTACAGCAAAAACTGCCAAACAAGGCGAAGTTAGGCCTTTATTTTAATCCGTTTGGTAAAATTAACGAACTGATTGACGATTGTATTGCCGCCGCAGTTGATGGCATTTTGGCTACGAGCAGCGCTGTACGCGATGAGCAATCGTTTTCCGAGATTAAAGAAACCATTCGCGGTGAGTTGGGTGATGCAGTTGTTGCTATTGCACTCGATGTTGAAGCGGCACTTAGCCTAGTTAGTGGCTTGAATAAAAAGCTTAAAGGTAAAACTGATCTCACTATGATCTTGGCGCAAGGCGATATTAAAGAACAGTTATCACAGCTTATTTTTAAAGGCTTTGTCACCCGTCACGGCGCCAAGCGCATCAAAGATGTGATCCGCTATTTAAAAGGCATTGAGCGACGATTAGAAAAACTGCCGATTGACCCGCATCAAGATAAACTTAAAATGTTGGATGTGGAAAAAGCACAAAAGCTACTTAGCGATGCACTTGGTAAAGCGCGTTCAAACAGTGAAAAACAGAAACTTGAGGAAGTACGCTGGATGATTGAAGAACTGCGCATTTCAATGTTTGCACAGAATTTAGGTACAGCGTATCCTATCTCGTTGAAGCGCATACAAAATGCAATCAAAGAGAGTAGTGGCGAATAA
- a CDS encoding PilZ domain-containing protein, with protein sequence MLYEDKRNFFRMLVNAEAQLVILDSEAGRKIDGVCRDLSATGMAIEIDEPLEVSTQVKVRIDATNNSVPALDALATVVRCSEIEDQEYLLGLEVLEIN encoded by the coding sequence ATGTTGTATGAAGACAAGCGTAATTTTTTTCGCATGTTAGTAAATGCCGAAGCACAGCTAGTAATTTTAGACTCAGAAGCTGGCCGTAAAATTGATGGTGTATGCCGAGATTTAAGTGCTACGGGAATGGCAATTGAAATTGATGAACCATTAGAGGTAAGCACACAAGTAAAAGTGCGCATCGATGCCACCAATAACAGTGTGCCGGCACTTGATGCACTAGCAACTGTGGTGCGCTGCAGCGAAATAGAAGATCAAGAATATTTGCTGGGTTTAGAAGTACTGGAAATAAATTAA
- a CDS encoding class I SAM-dependent methyltransferase, translated as MSGVIYLQPGREKSLKRKHPWIFSKAIKKVKGNPGLGDTVSVYDADGKFLAIAAYSPQSQIRARVWSFDENTIVDTDFFYTRLKQALSLRDYVIEEGGLTGFRLCAAESDGLPGITIDKFDKYLVCQLLSAGAERHKGELVQALIKLFPGCNVYERSDVDVRKKEGLEPITGVLHGSAPTEPVKIMENGLALEVDILGGHKTGFYLDQRDSRNALSRFSKDKTVLNCFSYTGTFSLYALKAGCEKVTNVDVSESALAIAKRNVEHNNLDLSKVDFIKQDVFKLLREYRENGVKFDTIVMDPPKFADSKAQLTGACRGYKDINMIAMQILKPGGTLLTFSCSGLMEQNLFQKVVADAALDAGRELRIMERLNQAPDHPIAGEYPEGFYLKGLICKVL; from the coding sequence ATGTCTGGGGTTATTTATCTTCAACCAGGGCGTGAAAAGTCGTTAAAGCGCAAACACCCTTGGATTTTTTCTAAAGCCATTAAAAAAGTTAAGGGCAACCCGGGCTTAGGTGACACCGTTAGCGTTTACGATGCAGATGGTAAATTTTTAGCAATTGCTGCTTACAGTCCGCAATCACAAATTCGCGCACGTGTTTGGTCGTTTGATGAAAATACCATTGTTGATACAGACTTTTTCTATACCCGATTAAAACAGGCCCTTAGTTTACGCGATTATGTTATTGAAGAAGGTGGGCTAACCGGTTTTAGATTGTGTGCAGCAGAATCAGACGGCCTACCGGGCATCACCATCGACAAGTTTGATAAATACTTAGTGTGCCAGTTACTAAGTGCCGGTGCCGAACGCCATAAAGGCGAATTAGTACAAGCACTAATTAAATTATTCCCAGGTTGTAACGTATATGAACGGTCTGACGTTGATGTACGCAAAAAAGAAGGCTTGGAGCCAATTACTGGCGTATTACACGGCAGTGCACCAACCGAGCCGGTTAAAATAATGGAAAATGGCTTGGCGTTGGAAGTGGATATTTTAGGCGGCCACAAAACCGGTTTTTACTTAGACCAACGCGATAGTCGTAATGCGCTGAGTCGTTTCTCGAAAGATAAAACCGTACTTAACTGCTTTAGCTATACAGGTACATTTAGTCTGTACGCATTAAAAGCAGGCTGCGAAAAAGTGACTAATGTCGATGTATCGGAGAGTGCACTTGCCATTGCCAAACGCAATGTCGAGCATAACAATCTTGATCTATCAAAAGTAGACTTTATCAAACAAGACGTTTTCAAATTACTGCGTGAATACCGTGAAAACGGCGTAAAATTCGATACGATTGTAATGGATCCACCTAAGTTTGCAGACAGCAAAGCACAATTGACCGGTGCATGCCGTGGTTATAAAGATATCAATATGATTGCCATGCAAATTTTAAAACCAGGTGGCACGTTATTAACCTTCTCATGCTCTGGTTTAATGGAACAGAATTTATTCCAAAAAGTCGTTGCCGATGCGGCATTAGATGCGGGCCGAGAGCTGCGTATTATGGAACGATTAAATCAAGCTCCAGATCACCCAATTGCGGGGGAATACCCTGAAGGATTCTACCTTAAAGGCCTTATCTGTAAGGTATTATAA
- a CDS encoding dienelactone hydrolase family protein, with the protein MKILIATDIFGETPSHLALCERLALHHSVTSLSPYEYNPPAFANESDAYQNFLQSGGMDNYLLRLKSLENAGEIDIALGFSAGGAAVWAGQHLLPSLKKAIAFYPGQIRHFLEVQPAVPWHIVFAQYEAHFDQNQIIDALLPKTALSLYRAPYRHGFVNPDSLQFNHTAREQAIACLLQSIDAVEGDSFANYYEKFGNTRVTD; encoded by the coding sequence ATGAAGATTCTTATTGCCACAGATATTTTTGGTGAAACCCCATCACATTTGGCGCTCTGTGAACGCTTAGCGTTACATCATTCAGTTACGTCTCTTTCCCCGTACGAGTATAACCCCCCTGCATTTGCGAATGAATCAGACGCCTATCAGAATTTTTTACAATCAGGTGGTATGGATAACTATCTGTTACGCTTAAAAAGTTTGGAAAATGCGGGTGAAATTGACATAGCCCTTGGTTTCAGTGCTGGCGGCGCGGCAGTTTGGGCGGGACAACACTTGTTGCCGTCACTTAAAAAAGCGATAGCTTTTTACCCGGGGCAGATCCGACACTTTCTAGAAGTGCAGCCTGCTGTGCCTTGGCATATTGTGTTTGCGCAATACGAAGCGCATTTTGACCAAAACCAAATAATTGATGCGTTGTTGCCAAAAACTGCGCTTTCTCTTTATCGCGCGCCATATCGCCATGGCTTTGTAAATCCAGATTCGCTGCAGTTTAATCACACGGCAAGAGAGCAGGCAATAGCCTGTCTTTTGCAAAGTATTGACGCCGTTGAAGGTGACAGTTTTGCGAATTACTATGAAAAATTTGGCAATACTAGAGTGACCGACTAA
- a CDS encoding acylphosphatase: MSERTLKAIVAGRVQGVFYRASVKQVAEQLGISGYAKNLANGEVEVEATGQDLKLIKFTEFLEQGPSKAEVEKVSWDYIQTKQFNGFEVQ; the protein is encoded by the coding sequence ATGTCAGAGCGAACCTTAAAAGCTATTGTCGCTGGGCGCGTACAAGGGGTTTTTTATCGCGCGTCAGTCAAGCAAGTTGCAGAGCAATTAGGCATTAGTGGCTATGCAAAAAATCTTGCTAATGGTGAAGTAGAAGTTGAAGCCACTGGCCAAGACTTAAAACTCATTAAGTTCACTGAGTTTTTAGAGCAAGGGCCAAGTAAAGCTGAGGTGGAAAAGGTGTCGTGGGATTATATTCAAACAAAACAGTTTAATGGCTTTGAGGTACAATAG
- a CDS encoding TonB-dependent receptor: protein MKLRLLYVACALACAPSFAQSTKSDMEVIEVYATKRAQPIKQVSVTLSRIDGEQINAEQLKDITAIGHLIPNVKISQNAAEGTTPAVNIRGVGLIDYNTSNTSPIAIYQDDVSVGAANNQLVNLFDIESVEVLRGPQGTLFGRNSTGGAILVRNKLPELNNLDGYIKVGRGNLNFGLLEGVANLPLSDSIAARVAVSSKEYDYSTNNLLADSEQANMVQTDYRIAVYGQWDNFDMLFKINGNDWDGRVNPVGSIGIFKNPADGSLCSKDELGSNSCFDAFGFNDGSENFFDVMVNNEQEHDTENIGASLKLNYQFNDVTQLTSITAYNSLNRDHGFNCDGSPAQLCEGHLGTKDDAFSQEIRVSSKFDVGHLMAGLFYLHEDIKQNNFNDILRDLRGVLDPSLTTTFFYDNTINVESAALFAQFDWQVNSQFTVVLGTRYTDETVKYESDSDLNLVLDPSDLLGQTIDYYSVSGDESDEQLSGKLALNYQTLNGTQFYYSLSNGYKSGGYYGGFIATEEQAKLAAYGPEYLIANELGLRTELFDNAWKMSAAAFHYDYQDQQVFMNQASATPNAPPLQLLENVASSTIYGVEVENTWFVGSDLDIVLNIGYLPHAEFDEYTDPLGNQLTDNRLPFTSEWNISSNVNYRINFDKSELTFGIGNDYQSEYYFDQNMNEFAMQDDVLLWHANVSYRIANWHVNLWGKNLTDEEYSHLKFDLSSFLGMLEDFKAEGRQYGVNLRYQF from the coding sequence ATGAAACTACGCTTACTTTATGTTGCCTGCGCGCTTGCTTGCGCCCCTTCGTTTGCTCAATCAACTAAAAGTGATATGGAGGTGATTGAGGTCTATGCTACAAAACGTGCACAACCGATTAAACAAGTAAGTGTAACCCTGTCGAGAATAGATGGTGAGCAGATTAATGCAGAGCAGTTAAAAGACATCACCGCCATCGGTCATTTAATTCCAAACGTTAAAATCTCCCAAAATGCCGCAGAGGGTACAACGCCCGCTGTAAATATCCGTGGCGTTGGCCTAATTGATTACAACACATCAAATACATCGCCTATTGCGATTTATCAGGATGATGTATCTGTTGGTGCTGCCAATAATCAATTAGTTAACTTATTTGACATCGAAAGCGTCGAGGTGCTGCGCGGACCGCAAGGTACCTTATTTGGACGCAATAGTACCGGTGGGGCAATATTAGTTCGTAATAAGTTACCTGAGCTAAATAATTTAGATGGCTACATAAAAGTAGGGCGAGGTAATCTAAACTTTGGTTTGCTTGAAGGTGTGGCGAATCTTCCGTTGAGTGATTCAATCGCGGCGCGCGTAGCGGTGAGCTCAAAAGAATATGATTATTCTACCAACAATTTACTTGCTGATTCAGAACAAGCGAATATGGTGCAAACCGATTATCGTATTGCTGTTTATGGGCAATGGGATAACTTTGATATGCTGTTCAAAATCAATGGCAATGACTGGGATGGCCGAGTAAATCCAGTTGGCTCTATTGGCATATTTAAAAATCCTGCCGATGGTTCTTTATGCAGTAAAGACGAACTTGGCTCAAATAGCTGCTTTGATGCGTTTGGCTTTAACGATGGCAGTGAGAATTTTTTCGATGTTATGGTGAATAATGAGCAAGAACACGATACGGAAAATATTGGTGCGTCGCTAAAACTTAATTATCAATTTAACGATGTAACTCAGCTCACTAGCATTACTGCATATAACTCCCTTAACCGCGATCACGGCTTCAATTGTGACGGCAGTCCAGCCCAGCTATGTGAAGGCCATTTGGGTACCAAAGATGATGCGTTTAGTCAGGAAATTCGCGTATCGTCAAAGTTTGATGTTGGGCATTTAATGGCGGGCTTGTTTTACTTACATGAAGATATTAAACAAAATAACTTCAATGACATTCTGCGTGACCTACGTGGCGTGCTTGATCCTAGTTTAACGACGACCTTCTTTTATGATAATACCATTAACGTTGAATCTGCAGCCTTGTTTGCCCAGTTTGATTGGCAAGTCAATTCGCAATTTACCGTGGTGCTTGGCACGCGCTATACCGATGAAACGGTTAAATATGAATCCGATAGCGATTTAAACCTTGTGCTCGACCCAAGTGATTTGCTTGGACAAACAATTGATTACTACAGCGTGTCTGGTGATGAAAGCGATGAGCAGCTATCAGGAAAGTTAGCGCTTAATTATCAAACATTAAATGGCACGCAATTTTATTATTCACTTTCCAATGGTTATAAAAGTGGCGGTTACTATGGCGGCTTTATTGCCACCGAAGAGCAGGCAAAGCTAGCTGCATATGGTCCTGAATATTTGATTGCGAATGAATTGGGCCTGCGTACAGAGCTGTTTGATAATGCGTGGAAAATGTCAGCTGCGGCGTTCCATTATGATTATCAAGATCAGCAAGTGTTTATGAATCAGGCGAGCGCTACACCTAATGCGCCACCGTTACAGCTTTTAGAAAATGTCGCTTCATCAACAATCTATGGTGTGGAAGTTGAAAATACGTGGTTTGTCGGCAGCGATTTAGATATCGTGCTTAATATCGGTTACTTGCCTCATGCAGAGTTTGACGAATATACCGATCCACTTGGTAATCAGCTTACCGATAACCGTTTACCATTTACATCTGAATGGAATATTTCAAGCAACGTAAATTACCGCATTAATTTTGATAAAAGCGAACTTACGTTTGGCATTGGTAACGATTACCAGTCGGAATACTACTTTGACCAGAACATGAATGAGTTTGCGATGCAGGATGATGTATTGTTATGGCATGCAAACGTATCGTATCGTATCGCAAATTGGCATGTTAATCTGTGGGGTAAAAACTTAACAGATGAAGAGTACAGCCACTTAAAGTTCGACCTGAGCTCATTTTTAGGCATGCTCGAAGATTTTAAAGCCGAAGGCCGTCAATATGGCGTAAATCTGCGTTATCAATTTTAA